A stretch of Pseudoclavibacter chungangensis DNA encodes these proteins:
- a CDS encoding glycosyltransferase family 2 protein, with the protein MPFGVTTIVVARGAARRLGRTLDAVAAQTRHSDRIVVAAIGLDDATLDLARGTGPDLIVALPADLSFGLAVQAAVDEIEAHLPPLDDGWYWLLRDDAVADPDALSALLATAERNPSLEVTGPKLLRADDRAVLAGFGQSVTRGGRRIELRRDELDQGQFEGVSDVYAVDRVGMLVRASTWAELGGFDPGLPDVDDALDFCTRVWLADGRVLLTPGARVEVAAVTPRGFDRERTVRTAQLHRGLVASGPVEYALRWIGLVPIAFLRAFWHLLRKRPGRIGPDVVAAFVVAFGRTDAWGARARFARTSTQPLRVIERLQIAPDDLRRTRALRRDQLRAQTREERERYALFGTGGVWVLIASVIVSVLLLFPLLGDATLTGGALLPLSSSLTELWGNTGYGVRDSGAGALGVADPFALVLAILGTLTFWHPSLVIVVLWFLAMPLSAFGAWFLTARFTNRGWLRAVAAFTWMLVPPLQAALADGRLSVVLVHLLLPWLVFAGLHAQRAWSGVAAASLVVAAVLACAPSLTPALVVLWIVAVVAAGRLWYRQLFIAVPVVALFLPLVVAQWNRGRPLAVFADPGLPNPVDPVRGWAVALGFPDTTLGGWTSLLGDGAVEPAVLLGGLLLPLAMLVLVGLFARTQHVGLAALVIGLLGFASSALMGGFAATSIGDRAVPLDLGPAQSLLACGVLGAVIAGAAALRRIAPVVSIVALAGLAVLVAPAAGAHLAGTATATGGDGRSLPAIVEAVGRAEPEVGTLVITPMPDGAMRVHLVRGTGETLDGQSTLRATADSFSPTDTRLAELAVGLASDPTFAPTSELHALGVGFVLIERPSDDSEQVAARLTSTIDANGLFSAAGESEFGDLWQVENSTIGPADPDVAEPLATGNVDTWLGRGVLAVQVLVLVAAVLLAVPTGGLDARAALVAGMPRRRRESLDDEQDLGRRAFRAVDVADEHVPSYEPDEDETSVDDARGGDERG; encoded by the coding sequence ATGCCATTCGGAGTCACCACCATCGTGGTCGCGCGCGGCGCCGCGCGACGTCTCGGGCGAACGCTCGACGCCGTCGCGGCCCAGACGCGACACAGCGATCGCATCGTCGTCGCGGCCATCGGCCTCGACGACGCCACACTCGATCTCGCACGCGGTACCGGTCCCGATCTCATCGTCGCCCTCCCCGCCGACCTGAGTTTCGGACTCGCCGTCCAGGCGGCCGTCGACGAGATCGAGGCGCACCTGCCGCCGCTCGACGACGGCTGGTACTGGCTCCTCCGCGACGACGCGGTGGCCGATCCGGACGCGCTGTCCGCCCTCCTCGCGACGGCCGAGCGGAACCCGTCGCTCGAGGTCACGGGGCCCAAGCTCCTCCGCGCGGACGACCGCGCCGTGCTCGCCGGATTCGGGCAGAGCGTCACGCGCGGCGGCCGCCGCATCGAACTGCGTCGCGACGAGCTCGATCAGGGTCAGTTCGAGGGCGTGAGCGACGTCTACGCCGTCGATCGCGTCGGCATGCTCGTGCGCGCGAGCACGTGGGCGGAGCTCGGTGGCTTCGATCCCGGACTGCCCGACGTCGACGACGCCCTCGACTTCTGCACCCGCGTTTGGCTCGCCGACGGTCGTGTGCTGCTCACACCCGGTGCCCGTGTCGAGGTCGCCGCGGTCACGCCGCGCGGCTTCGACCGGGAACGGACGGTCCGCACGGCGCAGCTCCACCGCGGACTCGTCGCCTCGGGGCCCGTCGAGTACGCGCTGCGCTGGATCGGCCTCGTGCCGATCGCGTTCCTCCGCGCCTTCTGGCACCTGTTGCGCAAACGGCCCGGGCGGATCGGGCCGGACGTCGTCGCCGCGTTCGTCGTCGCGTTCGGCAGGACCGACGCGTGGGGCGCACGTGCCCGGTTCGCCCGCACGAGCACCCAGCCGCTGCGCGTCATCGAGCGACTCCAGATCGCCCCCGACGACCTCCGACGAACCCGAGCGCTCCGAAGGGACCAGCTGCGTGCGCAGACGCGCGAGGAGCGCGAACGGTACGCGCTGTTCGGCACGGGTGGCGTCTGGGTCCTGATCGCCTCGGTCATCGTGTCGGTCCTCCTCCTCTTCCCCCTCCTGGGCGACGCGACGCTCACGGGCGGCGCGCTCCTGCCGCTCTCGAGCAGCCTCACCGAGCTGTGGGGGAACACGGGCTACGGCGTGCGCGACTCCGGCGCCGGGGCACTCGGTGTCGCCGACCCGTTCGCCCTCGTGCTCGCGATCCTCGGCACCCTCACGTTCTGGCATCCGAGCCTCGTGATCGTCGTGCTGTGGTTCCTCGCGATGCCCCTCTCCGCGTTCGGCGCCTGGTTCCTGACGGCACGCTTCACGAACCGCGGCTGGCTCCGGGCCGTCGCGGCCTTCACCTGGATGCTCGTGCCGCCGCTCCAGGCCGCGCTCGCCGACGGTCGGTTGTCGGTCGTGCTCGTGCATCTGCTCCTGCCGTGGCTCGTGTTCGCGGGACTCCACGCGCAGCGCGCCTGGTCCGGCGTCGCGGCCGCGTCGCTCGTCGTCGCCGCCGTGCTCGCGTGTGCCCCCTCGCTCACGCCCGCCCTCGTGGTGCTCTGGATCGTCGCGGTCGTCGCCGCCGGGCGGCTCTGGTACCGGCAGCTGTTCATCGCCGTCCCCGTGGTGGCGCTGTTCCTGCCGCTCGTCGTCGCGCAGTGGAACCGGGGTCGCCCGCTCGCCGTGTTCGCCGATCCCGGCCTCCCGAACCCGGTCGATCCGGTTCGCGGCTGGGCGGTGGCGCTGGGATTCCCCGACACGACACTCGGGGGCTGGACGAGCCTCCTCGGGGACGGCGCCGTCGAACCCGCCGTCCTGCTCGGCGGTCTCCTGCTGCCGCTCGCGATGCTCGTGCTCGTCGGGCTCTTCGCCCGGACACAGCACGTCGGTCTCGCGGCGCTCGTGATCGGCCTGCTCGGCTTCGCGTCGTCGGCCCTCATGGGCGGATTCGCGGCGACGTCGATCGGTGACCGCGCCGTGCCCCTCGACCTCGGTCCGGCGCAGTCCCTCCTCGCGTGCGGCGTGCTCGGTGCCGTGATCGCCGGGGCGGCCGCGCTCCGACGCATTGCTCCCGTCGTCTCGATCGTCGCGCTCGCGGGACTCGCCGTGCTCGTGGCGCCCGCCGCGGGCGCGCACCTCGCCGGGACGGCGACGGCCACCGGGGGCGACGGGCGCTCCCTGCCCGCGATCGTCGAGGCGGTCGGTCGGGCGGAGCCCGAGGTGGGCACGCTCGTCATCACGCCCATGCCCGACGGGGCGATGCGCGTCCACCTCGTGCGCGGAACGGGTGAGACCCTCGACGGACAGTCGACGCTCCGGGCGACCGCGGACTCGTTCTCGCCCACCGACACGCGCCTGGCCGAGCTCGCGGTCGGGCTCGCCTCGGACCCGACGTTCGCGCCGACGAGCGAGCTGCACGCGCTCGGCGTCGGTTTCGTCCTCATCGAGCGACCGAGCGACGACAGTGAGCAGGTGGCTGCTCGCCTGACCTCGACGATCGACGCGAACGGGCTCTTCTCCGCCGCCGGCGAGTCCGAGTTCGGCGACCTGTGGCAGGTCGAGAACTCGACGATCGGGCCGGCCGACCCGGACGTCGCGGAGCCGCTCGCGACGGGGAACGTCGACACGTGGCTCGGCCGCGGGGTGCTCGCCGTGCAGGTGCTCGTCCTCGTCGCGGCGGTGCTGCTCGCCGTCCCGACGGGCGGGCTCGACGCGCGGGCCGCGCTCGTCGCGGGTATGCCGCGCAGGCGGCGCGAATCGCTCGACGACGAGCAGGATCTCGGCCGCCGCGCGTTCAGGGCCGTCGACGTCGCCGACGAGCACGTGCCCAGCTACGAGCCCGACGAGGACGAGACATCGGTCGACGACGCGAGGGGCGGGGACGAACGTGGCTGA
- a CDS encoding WhiB family transcriptional regulator, protein MANPELNRKVPEDWFVDPVQLGVPGVRQGVGDDNPLAWQADALCAQTDPEAFFPEKGGSTRDAKTVCGSCEVRAECLEFALGNDERFGIWGGLSERERRKLRKGA, encoded by the coding sequence ATGGCAAACCCAGAGCTGAATCGCAAGGTACCCGAAGACTGGTTCGTCGACCCCGTACAGCTCGGGGTGCCGGGCGTCCGTCAAGGGGTCGGCGACGACAATCCGCTCGCCTGGCAGGCCGATGCGCTGTGCGCGCAGACCGACCCCGAGGCGTTCTTCCCAGAGAAGGGCGGATCGACGCGCGACGCGAAGACCGTGTGCGGTTCGTGCGAGGTGCGTGCCGAGTGCCTCGAGTTCGCACTCGGGAACGACGAGCGCTTCGGGATCTGGGGCGGACTGTCCGAACGCGAGCGCCGCAAGCTGCGGAAGGGCGCTTAG
- the manA gene encoding mannose-6-phosphate isomerase, class I, with translation MFVEIRNEPLAYAWGADRAISDLLGRDGVCAPAPGAPATEAELWMGAHHGSPSRIVDPAATHDAGDLATWIAADPTTTLGRFADGLREGDGPRLPFLLKVLAAGGPLSLQAHPSLARARAGYAAEDAAGVPRDAPDRNYRDASHKPELLLALSDTMEALVGFRAVAGSRALVEAFVRDAGPGSAALAPLVDALARADARGGLREVVTWILTPSLGLDDLVSVVSATAATAVADPAGTVLGTRYPREAATIAELAERFPGDPGIVLALLLNRVTLRRGEAVFVPAGNLHAYLRGTGIEIMAASDNVLRGGLTTKHVDRAELLAALDDTPVPPPFLAPVEVTHGVREFRPDVADFRLVEVTGGGTRTVRVDGPAIVLCLEGTARLVGAECEVVLQAGRSVFVTPDEGDLTVAGDVDLVIAMPGIDRDDTPPIDAERR, from the coding sequence ATGTTCGTGGAGATCCGCAACGAGCCGCTCGCCTACGCATGGGGGGCCGATCGAGCGATCTCGGATCTGCTCGGGCGCGACGGCGTGTGCGCGCCCGCGCCGGGTGCGCCCGCGACGGAGGCCGAGCTGTGGATGGGGGCGCACCACGGCTCTCCGAGTCGGATCGTCGACCCCGCCGCGACGCACGACGCCGGGGATCTCGCGACCTGGATCGCCGCGGATCCGACGACGACGCTCGGTCGCTTCGCGGACGGTCTGCGCGAGGGGGACGGCCCGAGGCTCCCGTTCCTGCTCAAGGTGCTCGCCGCGGGCGGTCCGCTCTCGCTCCAGGCGCACCCCTCCCTCGCCCGTGCCCGTGCCGGGTACGCGGCCGAGGACGCGGCGGGCGTGCCGCGAGACGCGCCGGACCGCAACTACCGCGACGCGTCGCACAAGCCCGAACTCCTCCTCGCCCTCTCCGACACGATGGAGGCTCTCGTCGGCTTCCGTGCCGTCGCGGGGTCTCGCGCCCTCGTCGAGGCGTTCGTCCGCGACGCCGGGCCCGGCTCGGCCGCACTGGCGCCCCTCGTGGACGCGCTCGCCCGAGCCGACGCGCGGGGCGGGCTGCGTGAGGTCGTCACCTGGATCCTGACGCCGTCGCTCGGATTGGACGACCTCGTGTCCGTCGTCTCCGCCACCGCCGCCACCGCGGTGGCGGATCCCGCCGGGACGGTGCTCGGGACGCGGTATCCGCGCGAAGCGGCGACGATCGCCGAACTCGCCGAGCGCTTCCCCGGGGACCCCGGGATCGTCCTCGCCCTCCTCCTGAACCGCGTCACACTGCGGCGGGGGGAGGCGGTGTTCGTGCCGGCCGGGAACCTCCACGCGTACCTTCGTGGGACGGGTATCGAGATCATGGCCGCGAGCGACAACGTGCTCCGCGGCGGACTGACCACGAAGCACGTCGATCGTGCCGAACTCCTCGCGGCGCTCGACGACACACCCGTTCCGCCCCCTTTCCTGGCCCCCGTCGAGGTGACGCACGGCGTCCGTGAGTTCCGCCCGGACGTCGCCGACTTCCGGCTCGTCGAGGTGACGGGCGGGGGCACCCGCACCGTGCGGGTGGACGGCCCCGCGATCGTCCTGTGCCTCGAGGGCACGGCCCGGCTCGTGGGCGCAGAATGCGAGGTCGTGCTGCAGGCGGGGAGGAGCGTCTTCGTGACGCCCGACGAGGGGGATCTCACGGTCGCGGGGGACGTGGACCTCGTCATCGCGATGCCGGGGATCGATCGCGACGACACGCCGCCCATCGACGCCGAACGTCGCTGA
- a CDS encoding acyl-CoA dehydrogenase family protein — translation MTTPFTTIPGDFYGFENELDERERGLVAGLREYLDREVRPTVNEYWNAGTFPDWLPAGIAATGAIGLGYPETRPFENSAVFRGWTALELARVDASTATFVGVQNGLVIGSIGTCGSPEQRAEWLPRLASGEIIGAFGLTEPLSGSDSAQGLRTTARLEGDEWVLNGSKRWIGNATFADITVIWAKDEADGQVKGFVVPNDTPGFVATKIENKISLRIVQNADITLTDVRVPAASKLVDANSFKDTARVLRQTRAEVAWLAAGVALGAYEAALAYTTERVQFGKPIAGHQLVQDHLATCLGNITASIAVCVRVSQMLDDGTQRDEHSALAKSFVTARMRETVALAREVCGGNGIVTDYQVARFFADAEAIYSYEGTREMNQLIVGRAVTGQAAFV, via the coding sequence ATGACGACCCCGTTCACCACCATCCCCGGCGACTTCTACGGTTTCGAGAACGAGCTCGACGAGCGCGAGCGCGGCCTCGTGGCCGGGCTGCGCGAGTACCTCGACCGCGAGGTCCGACCGACCGTGAACGAGTACTGGAACGCGGGAACCTTCCCCGACTGGCTCCCGGCCGGCATCGCCGCGACGGGTGCCATCGGCCTCGGCTATCCGGAGACGCGTCCATTCGAGAACTCGGCCGTTTTCCGCGGCTGGACCGCGCTCGAGCTCGCGCGCGTCGACGCGTCGACGGCGACGTTCGTCGGCGTGCAGAACGGCCTCGTCATCGGCTCGATCGGCACGTGCGGCTCACCCGAGCAGCGCGCCGAGTGGCTCCCGCGGCTCGCATCGGGCGAGATCATCGGCGCGTTCGGCCTCACCGAGCCGCTCTCGGGCAGCGACAGCGCCCAGGGGCTGCGCACGACCGCGCGCCTCGAGGGCGACGAGTGGGTGCTCAACGGCTCGAAGCGATGGATCGGCAACGCGACCTTCGCCGACATCACGGTGATCTGGGCGAAGGACGAGGCGGACGGCCAGGTCAAGGGCTTCGTCGTCCCGAACGACACCCCCGGGTTCGTCGCGACGAAGATCGAGAACAAGATCTCGCTGCGCATCGTGCAGAACGCCGACATCACCCTCACGGACGTGCGCGTTCCCGCGGCGAGCAAGCTCGTGGACGCGAACTCCTTCAAGGACACCGCCCGCGTCCTGCGCCAGACGCGCGCCGAGGTCGCCTGGCTCGCGGCGGGCGTAGCGCTCGGCGCGTACGAGGCGGCGCTCGCCTACACGACCGAGCGCGTGCAGTTCGGCAAGCCGATCGCCGGTCACCAGCTCGTGCAGGACCACCTCGCGACGTGCCTCGGGAACATCACCGCATCGATCGCCGTGTGCGTGCGCGTCTCGCAGATGCTCGACGACGGCACGCAGCGCGACGAGCACTCCGCGCTCGCGAAGTCGTTCGTCACCGCTCGCATGCGCGAGACCGTCGCGCTGGCGCGCGAGGTCTGCGGCGGCAACGGCATCGTCACCGACTACCAGGTCGCCCGCTTCTTCGCCGACGCGGAGGCGATCTACTCGTACGAGGGGACCCGCGAGATGAACCAGCTCATCGTCGGTCGCGCCGTCACGGGGCAGGCGGCGTTCGTCTGA
- a CDS encoding O-antigen ligase family protein: MSRPEPGRRTTPSGVARRWGDRMEEGHEPFDLATAFAAFAIFTGFAGDFWRNLLTWWGFGVIVVLVFVAAVILFVRRRPPLRFSHLPAPLVLFVAWCTISVAWSAYRPETLLGSAAQLITAFVGLTIAVTVSKVRVLRALSIAMRAIVGLSLVFELIVALFFPKGVLPLYMLLPGALDSLSGIPGATIDTVPGGFKWSQGHLFSNAAIQGIVGNRNLLAMVALLCIIAVAVQLGAGQLKRWQGIAWLATAVVTLALCRSMTAFAAFGIVAFAYLLVRIARPLPNSLRWIMYGIVGTLMVIGVSFVVLFNNELFALINRSSDMSGRGDIWWAVSQIARDHWVVGLGWVSYWAPWVEPFSDLQVVDGITYLQAHNAYIDAWMQVGVIGAGLLVALMLSTLVRSWWLAIDRPQYGADDGFRIPPTAVLAFLVTVALAVQSLTESRLLIEGNWLLMCYFAIYSKLRIQDLPALPRRTLPDHTGPIMTIGQRPLLPATLELPVPEHPNAAPGKPGGRAPQAPSGG; this comes from the coding sequence ATGAGTCGTCCCGAGCCAGGCCGACGAACGACCCCGTCCGGTGTCGCTCGTCGCTGGGGTGACCGCATGGAGGAGGGCCACGAGCCGTTCGATCTCGCGACGGCGTTCGCGGCGTTCGCGATCTTCACGGGCTTCGCGGGTGACTTCTGGCGCAATCTGCTCACGTGGTGGGGCTTCGGCGTGATCGTCGTGCTCGTCTTCGTGGCGGCCGTCATCCTGTTCGTCCGGCGACGACCGCCACTCCGGTTCTCGCACCTGCCGGCTCCGCTCGTCCTGTTCGTCGCCTGGTGCACGATCTCCGTCGCCTGGTCGGCCTACCGACCGGAGACGCTCCTGGGCTCGGCCGCACAGCTCATCACGGCGTTCGTCGGGTTGACGATCGCGGTCACCGTGTCGAAGGTCAGGGTGCTGCGCGCACTGAGCATCGCGATGCGCGCGATCGTCGGCCTCTCCCTCGTGTTCGAGCTCATCGTCGCCCTGTTCTTCCCGAAGGGCGTCCTCCCCCTCTACATGCTGCTGCCGGGCGCACTCGACAGCCTTTCCGGCATCCCGGGTGCCACGATCGACACCGTGCCCGGTGGCTTCAAGTGGAGCCAGGGCCACCTGTTCTCGAACGCCGCCATCCAGGGCATCGTGGGCAACCGCAACCTGCTCGCGATGGTCGCGCTGCTGTGCATCATCGCCGTCGCCGTGCAGCTCGGCGCCGGACAGCTCAAGCGGTGGCAGGGCATCGCTTGGCTCGCGACGGCCGTCGTCACGCTCGCGCTGTGCCGCTCCATGACCGCGTTCGCGGCGTTCGGGATCGTCGCGTTCGCCTATCTCCTCGTGCGCATCGCGCGCCCCCTCCCCAACTCGCTGCGCTGGATCATGTACGGCATCGTCGGCACGCTCATGGTGATCGGTGTGTCCTTCGTCGTGCTGTTCAACAACGAACTGTTCGCGCTCATCAACCGCTCGAGCGACATGTCGGGCCGCGGCGACATCTGGTGGGCGGTGAGCCAGATCGCACGCGACCACTGGGTGGTCGGGCTCGGGTGGGTCAGCTACTGGGCGCCGTGGGTGGAGCCGTTCTCGGACCTCCAGGTCGTCGACGGCATCACCTATCTGCAGGCCCACAACGCCTACATCGACGCGTGGATGCAGGTCGGCGTCATCGGCGCCGGCCTCCTCGTCGCGCTCATGCTGTCGACGCTCGTGCGCAGCTGGTGGCTCGCGATCGACCGTCCGCAGTACGGTGCGGACGACGGGTTCCGGATTCCCCCCACCGCGGTGCTCGCGTTCCTCGTCACCGTGGCGCTCGCCGTCCAGTCGCTCACGGAGTCGCGTCTGCTCATCGAGGGCAATTGGCTCCTCATGTGCTACTTCGCCATCTACTCCAAGCTGCGGATCCAGGACCTCCCCGCCCTGCCCCGCCGGACGCTGCCCGACCACACGGGCCCCATCATGACGATCGGTCAGCGCCCCCTCCTGCCCGCGACGCTCGAGCTCCCCGTGCCCGAACACCCCAACGCGGCGCCGGGGAAGCCGGGAGGCCGGGCTCCGCAGGCGCCGTCCGGAGGCTGA
- a CDS encoding DUF2142 domain-containing protein codes for MTASDPTPARPGTRTLLRFFLGAFAVLFALSGMWSIATPLGSGPDEVAHMVKAGGVAYGDPTGRASSSGVRDFDVPDYLQEINNTACFNLQPNMPAGCMGDIDGSRDNLVPVESSAGMYNPLYYAFVGWPTLLLEDEQAMYAMRLASAVLISVLLAAGWTALFARSRRGWGLTAIAVAMTPMVIYLGGVVNPNSAEIAAAFALAAWLALLVDPQRPGLVRLSIIGSVVATVVLVNTRSVGPLWALIILGVAFLDPRFWRVCGRRVDFWIAAGVMALGAGFAAWWMLSQGASEARSGFAGQGEVTFAEGFEFMFSKTLEFGQGYIGSFGWLDALLPKGFVSLWTGVMFVIVIAGLLLGRGWSRLRLFVMAIVFVLIPPLLQGSQWYTLGYIWQERYVLAILVALLIAAGVALDDGTIQPKLVQRAPTVFTTLLVTLVAIHSFGFIMVVKRYAVGTFDGDGWSLLLQPTQWNPPGGTFTIWIIYTLTASLAAALVYRLVLERPLLPARLERLVQRGTPPAVTAAARNDDAPGATATAPHVDRQHTKEHS; via the coding sequence ATGACTGCCTCCGATCCGACGCCCGCCCGACCCGGCACGCGCACCCTGCTCCGCTTCTTCCTCGGGGCCTTCGCCGTGCTGTTCGCGCTCTCGGGCATGTGGTCGATCGCGACCCCCCTCGGCTCGGGCCCCGATGAGGTGGCACACATGGTCAAGGCCGGCGGCGTCGCCTACGGCGACCCGACGGGCCGTGCGAGCTCCTCGGGTGTGCGGGACTTCGACGTGCCCGACTACCTGCAGGAGATCAACAACACCGCCTGCTTCAACCTGCAGCCGAACATGCCTGCGGGCTGCATGGGCGACATCGACGGCTCGCGCGACAACCTCGTCCCGGTCGAGTCCTCGGCGGGCATGTACAACCCCCTCTACTACGCGTTCGTGGGGTGGCCGACCCTCCTGCTCGAGGACGAGCAGGCGATGTACGCGATGCGCCTCGCGAGCGCCGTCCTGATCAGCGTGCTCCTCGCCGCCGGCTGGACGGCGCTCTTCGCGCGGAGCCGCCGCGGCTGGGGGCTCACCGCGATCGCGGTGGCGATGACGCCGATGGTGATCTACCTCGGCGGCGTCGTGAACCCGAACTCCGCCGAGATCGCCGCGGCGTTCGCGCTCGCCGCCTGGCTCGCCCTCCTCGTCGACCCGCAACGTCCGGGACTCGTGCGTCTCTCGATCATCGGCAGCGTGGTCGCAACGGTGGTGCTCGTGAACACGCGCAGCGTGGGTCCGCTGTGGGCACTCATCATTCTCGGCGTCGCCTTCCTCGACCCCCGGTTCTGGCGCGTGTGCGGGCGGCGCGTGGACTTCTGGATCGCGGCGGGCGTGATGGCGCTCGGTGCCGGCTTCGCGGCCTGGTGGATGCTCTCGCAGGGTGCCAGTGAGGCGCGCAGCGGTTTCGCCGGCCAGGGCGAGGTCACCTTCGCCGAGGGCTTCGAGTTCATGTTCTCGAAGACGCTCGAGTTCGGTCAGGGATACATCGGCAGCTTCGGCTGGCTCGATGCACTGCTGCCCAAGGGCTTCGTCTCCCTGTGGACGGGGGTCATGTTCGTGATCGTGATCGCGGGACTCCTGCTCGGTCGCGGCTGGAGTCGACTTCGCCTGTTCGTCATGGCGATCGTGTTCGTCCTCATCCCGCCGCTCCTGCAGGGATCGCAGTGGTACACCCTCGGTTACATCTGGCAGGAGCGCTACGTCCTCGCGATCCTCGTCGCGCTCCTCATCGCGGCCGGCGTCGCACTCGACGACGGCACGATCCAGCCGAAGCTCGTCCAGCGGGCCCCCACGGTGTTCACGACGCTGCTCGTGACGCTCGTCGCCATCCACTCGTTCGGGTTCATCATGGTCGTCAAGCGATACGCCGTGGGGACGTTCGACGGCGACGGCTGGTCGCTGCTCCTGCAGCCCACGCAGTGGAACCCACCCGGCGGCACGTTCACCATCTGGATCATCTACACCCTCACCGCCTCGCTCGCCGCGGCGCTCGTCTACCGACTCGTTCTCGAGCGGCCGCTGCTCCCCGCGCGCCTCGAGCGCCTCGTGCAACGCGGCACCCCGCCCGCGGTCACCGCCGCGGCCCGGAACGACGACGCCCCGGGCGCCACGGCCACCGCGCCGCACGTCGATCGCCAGCACACCAAGGAGCACTCATGA
- the galE gene encoding UDP-glucose 4-epimerase GalE, whose protein sequence is MTVLVIGGAGYIGSHVVTQLLDEGSALAAVDDLSTGVAERIAGIPTLGIDVASDRAPAEMARFMRAHDVDAVIHFAALKRVPESVAEPARYYRQNVGGLANVIEAMTEAGVRRLVFSSSAAVYGQGTGAPAREDDALRPINPYGETKLVGEWLVADAVRAGVLDAVCLRYFNVAGARDALRADRFAQNLVPMIIERLRRGEGARIFGDDYATSDGTCVRDYIHVVDLADAHLRVLDALADGRTVPAALNVGTGRGYSVREVIDAVARVSGIAIEPVVEPRRAGDPADLIADARLITESLGWHARHDLDDMVESAWRFAGELTA, encoded by the coding sequence ATGACCGTCCTCGTCATCGGTGGAGCCGGCTACATCGGCTCGCACGTCGTCACGCAATTGCTCGACGAGGGCTCGGCCCTCGCGGCGGTCGACGACCTCTCCACGGGAGTCGCCGAACGGATCGCGGGGATCCCGACGCTCGGGATCGACGTCGCTTCGGATCGCGCGCCCGCCGAGATGGCCCGGTTCATGCGTGCGCACGACGTCGACGCCGTGATCCACTTCGCGGCGCTCAAGCGCGTCCCGGAGTCGGTGGCGGAGCCCGCCCGCTACTACCGGCAGAACGTCGGCGGCCTCGCGAACGTCATCGAGGCGATGACGGAGGCCGGCGTCCGACGCCTCGTCTTCTCGTCCTCCGCCGCCGTCTACGGCCAGGGCACGGGCGCACCGGCGCGGGAGGACGACGCGCTGCGCCCCATCAACCCCTACGGCGAGACGAAGCTCGTCGGCGAGTGGCTCGTGGCCGACGCGGTGCGGGCGGGCGTCCTCGACGCCGTGTGCCTGCGGTACTTCAACGTCGCGGGCGCACGCGATGCGCTCCGGGCCGACCGCTTCGCCCAGAACCTCGTCCCGATGATCATCGAGCGGCTCCGCCGCGGTGAGGGTGCGCGCATCTTCGGCGACGACTACGCGACGTCGGACGGCACGTGTGTGCGCGACTACATCCACGTGGTCGACCTCGCGGACGCCCACCTCCGTGTCCTCGACGCGCTCGCCGACGGACGGACCGTTCCCGCGGCCCTCAACGTCGGGACGGGTCGCGGCTACTCGGTCCGAGAGGTCATCGACGCGGTCGCCCGCGTCAGCGGGATCGCGATCGAGCCCGTCGTCGAACCGCGCCGCGCGGGCGACCCCGCCGATCTCATCGCCGACGCGCGCCTCATCACCGAGTCGCTCGGTTGGCACGCCCGCCACGACCTCGACGACATGGTCGAGTCGGCGTGGCGGTTCGCTGGCGAGCTGACCGCCTGA
- a CDS encoding DUF2304 domain-containing protein, with protein sequence MEAQLLVQIVLIAVLVIATFVIIRPGRGARGQAVRKLVILAAGVLGVAFIVFPDWSTSVANLLGIGRGVDLVLYGAVVIGIGFAITTNLRMHRTERSVTMLARRMAILEAERELELEDRSE encoded by the coding sequence ATGGAAGCCCAACTCCTCGTCCAAATCGTCCTCATCGCCGTCCTCGTGATCGCGACGTTCGTGATCATCCGCCCGGGTCGCGGCGCGCGCGGCCAGGCCGTGCGGAAGCTCGTCATCCTCGCCGCGGGCGTCCTCGGCGTCGCCTTCATCGTGTTCCCCGACTGGTCGACGAGCGTCGCGAACCTCCTCGGCATCGGGCGAGGGGTCGACCTCGTCCTCTACGGCGCCGTCGTCATCGGGATCGGCTTCGCGATCACCACGAACCTGCGCATGCACCGGACGGAGCGCTCCGTCACGATGCTCGCGCGCCGCATGGCCATCCTCGAGGCCGAGCGCGAGCTCGAGCTCGAGGATCGCTCCGAGTAG